A single region of the Paraburkholderia sp. SOS3 genome encodes:
- a CDS encoding FMN-binding negative transcriptional regulator yields MYMPAHFEEQRSDVLHRLIDANPLGALVTVGPHGLDANHLPFEFDPASGAHGTLRAHVARANPVWREVAERPDALVIFQGPTAYISPNWYPSKHAAHRQVPTYNYMVVHAHGRVAVRDDERFVRGLVARLTRKMEASEPAPWKMGDAPEDFISQMLAAIVGIEIEVTRLVGKWKLGQNKESADRQGALDALRERGSDAQLGVSVAMERTLPKG; encoded by the coding sequence ATGTACATGCCCGCGCATTTCGAAGAGCAGCGCTCCGACGTGCTGCACCGGCTGATCGACGCCAATCCGCTTGGCGCGCTCGTCACGGTGGGACCGCACGGGCTCGACGCGAACCATCTGCCGTTCGAGTTCGATCCGGCGAGCGGTGCGCACGGCACGCTGCGCGCGCATGTCGCGCGCGCGAATCCGGTGTGGCGCGAGGTGGCCGAACGGCCCGATGCGCTCGTCATTTTCCAGGGACCGACCGCGTATATCTCGCCGAACTGGTATCCGAGCAAACACGCAGCACACCGGCAGGTGCCGACCTACAACTATATGGTCGTGCATGCGCATGGCCGCGTCGCCGTACGCGACGACGAACGCTTCGTGCGCGGACTGGTCGCGCGGCTTACGCGCAAGATGGAAGCGAGCGAGCCCGCGCCATGGAAGATGGGCGATGCGCCTGAAGACTTCATTTCGCAGATGCTCGCGGCGATTGTCGGGATCGAGATCGAGGTGACGCGGCTAGTGGGGAAATGGAAGCTGGGGCAGAACAAGGAATCGGCCGACCGGCAGGGAGCGCTCGATGCGCTGCGCGAGCGCGGCAGCGACGCGCAGCTTGGGGTGTCGGTGGCAATGGAGCGGACGTTGCCGAAGGGGTGA
- a CDS encoding heavy metal translocating P-type ATPase, producing the protein MTDLATPATAAASHTAPATELEIQGMTCASCAMRVEKALAKVPGVASVSVNLATEKASVQLNGASGIDQLIAAVEKAGYHATPLAAEPSAAAAASTAGLASAASAKPRDSARRDFIAVLVAALLTLPLIVPMAAEPFGYHVMLPGAVQLVLATIVQFVFGARFYRAAWRAVRAGAGNMDLLVALGTSAAYGVSLYQLAMHPGDTMHLYFEASAVVITLVRFGKWLEARAKRQTTDAIRALNALRPDRARIVVGNDEREVPLAQVRIGMIVAVRPGERVPVDGAIVQGRTHIDESLITGESMPVPKQPDDAVTAGSINGEGAITVRTEAIGAETTLARIIRLVETAQAEKAPIQRLVDRVSAVFVPVILAIAALTLLGWLFAGAGVETAILNAVAVLVIACPCALGLATPAAIMAGTGVAARHGVLIKDAQALETAHQINVVAFDKTGTLTVGQPSVTAFETVDGTDRDEALRLAAAVQRHSDHPLARAVVKAFEAQRGSRANVTVQADSPASGGALATATAAAHAVASVGADADAHAGTAHAALAGATASATALSARAVPGRGVEADIDGRTIAIGSGRWLAELDIALPERLALRAQQLEHAGNTVSWLIARPIASGSAGAHDGAGTGPGATAPAVLALIAFGDTVKPSARAAIERLRRMGIKSVLVTGDNRGSAASVAAALGIDEFHAEVLPADKARVIHDLKIRSAGVVAMAGDGINDAPALAAADIGIAMATGTDVAMHAAGITLMRGDPALVADAIDISRRTWRKIQQNLFWAFVYNLIGIPLAAFGLLNPMLAGAAMAFSSVSVVTNALLLRRWNARHS; encoded by the coding sequence ATGACCGACCTTGCCACGCCAGCCACTGCGGCCGCGTCTCACACGGCGCCGGCCACCGAGCTCGAAATCCAGGGCATGACCTGCGCCTCGTGCGCGATGCGCGTCGAAAAAGCGCTCGCGAAAGTGCCGGGCGTCGCGTCCGTGTCCGTGAATCTCGCCACCGAAAAGGCCAGCGTTCAGCTGAACGGCGCGTCTGGCATCGATCAGTTGATCGCCGCCGTCGAAAAGGCCGGCTACCATGCGACGCCGCTCGCGGCCGAACCATCCGCTGCTGCCGCCGCTTCAACGGCCGGCCTCGCTAGCGCGGCGTCCGCCAAACCGCGCGACAGCGCGCGCCGCGACTTCATCGCGGTGCTCGTCGCTGCGCTGCTGACACTGCCGCTCATCGTCCCGATGGCGGCCGAACCGTTCGGCTACCACGTGATGTTGCCGGGTGCCGTGCAGCTCGTGCTCGCGACGATCGTCCAGTTCGTGTTCGGCGCGCGCTTCTATCGCGCCGCATGGCGCGCGGTGCGCGCGGGCGCCGGCAATATGGACCTGCTCGTCGCGCTCGGCACGTCGGCCGCGTACGGCGTCAGCCTTTATCAGCTCGCGATGCATCCGGGCGACACGATGCATCTTTACTTCGAAGCGTCGGCCGTCGTCATCACGCTCGTGCGCTTCGGCAAGTGGCTCGAGGCGCGCGCAAAACGCCAGACCACCGACGCAATCCGCGCGCTCAACGCGTTGCGGCCGGACCGGGCGCGGATCGTCGTCGGCAACGACGAGCGCGAGGTGCCGCTCGCGCAGGTGCGCATCGGCATGATCGTCGCGGTGCGGCCCGGCGAACGTGTTCCCGTCGACGGCGCGATCGTGCAAGGCCGCACCCATATCGACGAATCGCTGATTACCGGCGAAAGCATGCCGGTGCCGAAGCAACCCGATGACGCTGTCACGGCGGGCTCGATCAACGGCGAAGGTGCGATCACGGTGCGCACCGAGGCAATCGGTGCGGAGACGACGCTCGCGCGCATCATCCGGCTCGTCGAGACCGCGCAGGCGGAAAAAGCACCGATCCAGCGCCTCGTCGACCGCGTCAGTGCCGTATTCGTGCCCGTGATTCTCGCGATCGCCGCACTCACGCTGCTGGGCTGGCTGTTTGCGGGCGCCGGCGTCGAGACCGCGATTCTCAATGCGGTCGCCGTGCTCGTGATCGCCTGCCCTTGCGCGCTCGGCCTCGCAACGCCGGCCGCGATCATGGCCGGCACCGGCGTCGCCGCGCGCCACGGCGTGCTGATCAAGGATGCGCAAGCACTCGAGACCGCGCATCAGATCAATGTCGTTGCGTTCGACAAGACCGGCACGCTGACGGTCGGGCAGCCGTCGGTGACGGCCTTCGAGACCGTCGATGGCACCGATCGCGACGAGGCGTTGCGTCTGGCTGCAGCGGTACAACGGCATAGCGACCATCCGTTGGCGCGCGCGGTGGTCAAGGCGTTCGAGGCGCAGCGGGGTTCGCGCGCGAACGTGACGGTCCAGGCCGATTCGCCGGCATCCGGCGGCGCCCTTGCCACTGCTACTGCTGCAGCCCATGCCGTTGCGAGCGTCGGCGCGGATGCCGACGCCCACGCCGGTACCGCTCATGCCGCGCTCGCGGGAGCCACGGCATCCGCGACCGCACTTTCCGCGCGTGCGGTCCCCGGCCGTGGCGTCGAAGCCGATATCGACGGACGCACGATCGCGATCGGCAGCGGCCGCTGGCTCGCGGAACTCGATATCGCGCTGCCCGAGCGTCTCGCGTTGCGCGCGCAACAACTCGAACACGCGGGCAACACGGTGTCGTGGCTGATCGCTCGTCCAATCGCTAGCGGCAGCGCAGGCGCTCATGACGGAGCAGGTACGGGCCCCGGCGCCACGGCGCCCGCCGTGCTCGCGCTGATCGCCTTCGGCGACACCGTGAAACCGTCCGCGCGGGCGGCGATCGAGCGCCTCAGGCGAATGGGCATCAAGAGCGTGCTCGTCACCGGCGACAACCGCGGCAGCGCGGCGAGCGTCGCGGCTGCGCTCGGCATCGACGAGTTTCATGCCGAGGTGCTGCCCGCCGACAAGGCGCGCGTGATTCACGATCTGAAGATTCGCAGCGCGGGCGTCGTCGCGATGGCCGGCGACGGCATCAACGATGCGCCGGCGCTCGCCGCCGCCGACATCGGCATCGCGATGGCGACCGGCACCGACGTCGCGATGCATGCGGCCGGCATCACGCTGATGCGCGGCGACCCCGCGCTCGTCGCCGACGCGATCGATATCTCGCGCCGCACCTGGCGCAAGATCCAGCAGAACCTGTTCTGGGCGTTCGTGTACAACCTGATCGGCATTCCGCTCGCCGCGTTCGGCTTGCTCAATCCGATGCTCGCGGGCGCGGCCATGGCCTTCTCGAGCGTCAGCGTGGTGACGAATGCGCTGCTGCTGCGCCGCTGGAACGCGCGGCACAGCTGA
- a CDS encoding methyl-accepting chemotaxis protein has product MEFPSLRRASVGARLAMLSCALVASIFAAFTWAVTRSAGEQINEQVLTRIAEKDRSIADTISLFDKALGAEVGRSMSLFEHFMPSDFALDETQKVDINGVATPVFKAGDKTLNLDFSIPDDFLARSGAIATVFARTGDDFVRVTTSLKKQDGSRAIGTLLDRKGPAYAPILAGKTYTGLAALFGKRYITQYKPILDANGRVIGALFVGVGVDAQIDSIEDGIRKLKIGDNGYYFVIDASHGADRGKLIVHPTAAGQKADDNNAPYRQMLDEKEGRIAYTSQDAALGETSASDKYASFITVPEWQWLLGGIAKRDEVMAQVNATRDRFLLIGFVLVAVFVAIFLIVVRRLVSHPLEEAAKASERFAAGDLSVRVGDAGRGRRDEIGRLMHAIDGIGEGLARIVTQVRGASSDITDGTAKIAAGSGDIAARVATQASSLEETAASMEQLTSTVQQNAGHAAQANTLVTNASAAAVDGGRAVERVVSTMGEISQSSKKIADITSVIEGIAFQTNILALNAAVEAARAGEHGKGFAVVASEVRALAQRSAAAAKEIEALIAESTAQVDNGYRIAEEASVTMRGIVDRVGQVQTIIGEISVASREQSGGIEQVNLAVTQIGEATQQNATLVVEAERAAAELREQADRLSNAVSVFKVSGAGRN; this is encoded by the coding sequence ATGGAATTCCCCTCTTTGCGCCGCGCCAGCGTCGGCGCCAGGCTCGCCATGCTGTCGTGCGCACTGGTGGCGTCGATCTTCGCGGCTTTCACATGGGCCGTGACGCGCTCGGCCGGCGAGCAGATCAACGAACAGGTGCTCACCCGCATCGCCGAGAAAGACCGCTCGATCGCCGACACGATTTCGCTGTTCGACAAGGCGCTCGGCGCCGAAGTCGGCCGCTCGATGTCGTTGTTCGAACACTTCATGCCGTCGGACTTCGCGCTCGACGAAACGCAGAAGGTGGATATCAACGGTGTCGCCACGCCCGTCTTCAAGGCCGGCGACAAGACGCTCAATCTCGACTTCTCGATTCCCGACGACTTCCTCGCACGCAGCGGCGCGATTGCCACCGTATTCGCGCGCACCGGCGACGACTTCGTGCGCGTGACGACGTCGCTGAAAAAGCAGGACGGCTCGCGCGCGATCGGCACGCTGCTCGACCGCAAAGGCCCCGCCTACGCGCCGATTCTCGCGGGCAAGACCTACACGGGGCTCGCCGCGCTGTTCGGCAAGCGCTATATCACGCAGTACAAGCCGATCCTCGATGCGAACGGCCGCGTGATCGGCGCGCTGTTTGTCGGCGTCGGCGTCGATGCGCAGATCGATTCGATCGAAGACGGCATCCGCAAACTGAAGATCGGCGATAACGGCTACTACTTCGTGATCGACGCGTCCCATGGCGCGGATCGCGGCAAGCTCATCGTCCATCCGACCGCGGCCGGCCAGAAGGCCGACGACAACAACGCGCCGTATCGTCAGATGCTCGACGAGAAGGAAGGGCGAATCGCGTATACGTCACAGGACGCGGCGCTCGGCGAAACGAGTGCGTCCGACAAATACGCATCGTTCATTACCGTGCCCGAATGGCAGTGGCTGCTCGGCGGCATTGCGAAACGCGACGAAGTGATGGCGCAGGTCAACGCGACGCGCGACCGCTTCCTGCTGATCGGCTTCGTGCTCGTCGCGGTGTTCGTGGCGATCTTCCTGATCGTCGTGCGCCGCCTCGTGAGCCATCCGCTCGAAGAAGCGGCCAAGGCCTCCGAACGTTTCGCGGCCGGCGACCTCAGCGTGCGCGTGGGCGACGCGGGCCGCGGCCGTCGCGACGAAATCGGCCGGCTCATGCATGCGATCGACGGTATCGGCGAAGGGCTCGCGCGCATCGTGACGCAGGTGCGCGGCGCATCGTCGGACATCACCGACGGCACCGCGAAAATCGCCGCCGGCAGCGGCGATATCGCGGCACGCGTCGCGACGCAGGCGAGCAGCCTCGAAGAAACCGCGGCGAGCATGGAACAGTTGACCTCGACGGTGCAGCAGAACGCGGGGCATGCGGCGCAGGCCAATACGCTCGTCACAAACGCGTCGGCCGCGGCGGTGGACGGCGGCCGCGCGGTCGAGCGCGTCGTGTCGACGATGGGCGAGATCAGCCAGTCTTCGAAGAAGATCGCCGATATCACGTCTGTGATCGAAGGGATCGCGTTCCAGACCAACATCCTTGCGCTGAACGCGGCCGTCGAAGCCGCGCGCGCTGGCGAGCACGGCAAGGGTTTCGCGGTCGTCGCCTCGGAAGTGCGCGCGCTCGCGCAGCGCAGCGCCGCTGCGGCGAAGGAAATCGAAGCGCTGATCGCCGAATCGACGGCGCAGGTCGATAACGGTTACCGGATCGCGGAGGAGGCAAGCGTGACGATGCGCGGCATCGTCGATCGCGTCGGCCAGGTGCAGACGATCATCGGTGAAATCAGCGTCGCGTCGCGCGAACAGTCGGGCGGCATCGAGCAGGTCAATCTCGCCGTTACGCAGATCGGCGAAGCGACGCAGCAGAACGCGACGCTGGTGGTCGAAGCGGAACGTGCGGCTGCGGAATTGCGTGAGCAGGCGGACCGTTTGAGCAATGCGGTCAGCGTGTTCAAGGTCAGTGGAGCCGGGCGGAACTGA
- a CDS encoding flavin reductase family protein, protein MNEVHFYDPLVGHGLPHDPFKAIVAPRVIGWISTRAANGRLNLAPYSFFGAFATFPPMIGFCSESYKDSIRNIEETGEFVWNMTSKALAAQMNQTSAPVPPEVDEFELAGLTPVPGRNVSVPHVGESPAALECKLLQVVRLHSLDGKPIDNYLAIGQVVGVHIQNQYLKDGRFDTMAAHPVMRAGYRADYAEIGPMFEMFRPTA, encoded by the coding sequence ATGAACGAAGTTCACTTCTACGATCCGCTCGTCGGCCACGGCTTGCCGCACGATCCGTTCAAAGCGATCGTCGCGCCGCGCGTGATCGGCTGGATTTCGACGCGCGCCGCAAACGGCCGGCTCAATCTCGCGCCATACAGCTTCTTCGGCGCGTTTGCGACGTTTCCGCCGATGATCGGCTTTTGCAGCGAGTCGTATAAGGACAGCATCCGCAATATCGAAGAGACAGGCGAGTTCGTCTGGAACATGACGTCGAAAGCACTCGCCGCGCAGATGAACCAGACTTCGGCGCCGGTGCCGCCGGAAGTCGACGAATTCGAACTCGCGGGCTTGACGCCGGTGCCGGGACGCAATGTATCGGTGCCGCACGTCGGCGAATCGCCCGCAGCACTCGAATGCAAACTGCTGCAGGTCGTGCGGCTGCATTCGCTCGACGGCAAACCGATCGACAACTACCTCGCGATCGGGCAAGTGGTCGGCGTGCACATTCAGAACCAGTATCTGAAGGATGGCCGGTTCGATACGATGGCCGCGCATCCGGTGATGCGCGCCGGATATCGCGCGGATTACGCGGAGATCGGCCCGATGTTCGAGATGTTCCGGCCGACGGCCTGA
- a CDS encoding YbjN domain-containing protein: MTTAANAVLEKGNDERFIEAVGVDQLADVFKAAGYRVTAAEQNGVVQLMSASQGVGFAARFGNAAAEAGTFLDFTLSCALQVQGELPAEIVASWNRTKRFARLWEQAPFLVLEMDVVVAGGVSERNLRSLIELWDRLIREFLLHLRDRPATAAGEGAAGVTVAGLASSATDASKADAQ; encoded by the coding sequence ATGACGACCGCGGCAAACGCAGTATTGGAGAAGGGAAACGACGAGAGATTCATCGAAGCCGTCGGCGTCGACCAGCTGGCCGATGTGTTCAAGGCGGCGGGCTACCGCGTGACGGCGGCCGAGCAGAATGGGGTCGTGCAGTTGATGAGTGCGAGCCAGGGCGTCGGCTTCGCGGCGCGCTTCGGCAATGCGGCCGCCGAAGCAGGCACGTTCCTCGACTTCACGCTGAGCTGCGCGCTGCAGGTGCAGGGCGAATTGCCGGCGGAGATCGTCGCGAGCTGGAACCGCACGAAGCGCTTTGCGCGACTCTGGGAACAGGCGCCGTTCCTCGTGCTCGAAATGGACGTGGTGGTGGCGGGCGGCGTGAGCGAGCGCAATCTGCGTTCGCTGATCGAGCTGTGGGACCGCCTGATTCGCGAGTTCCTGCTGCATCTGCGCGACCGGCCGGCGACGGCCGCGGGGGAAGGAGCCGCAGGCGTCACCGTTGCCGGCCTCGCGAGCAGCGCGACGGACGCGTCGAAGGCCGACGCGCAATGA
- a CDS encoding MgtC/SapB family protein yields MPGNLELIARLVMAAALGSVIGFERERLSWAAGLRTHMLVCVGSTLIMIVSAFGFFDVLQNEHVVLDPSRVAAQVVSGIGFLGAGSILLRGEIVRGLTTAASLWSVAAIGLAVGGGLYTASIAATIIILVILAGIKPIERRFITVRQRRQMTVLVERGTLTFHSLHDALGPSAVRVKQFVVQQCDDSPELDEVVIVLSRVSPQEYKAVCEQMRRFPGVKEFRDNGNDAVNSSQA; encoded by the coding sequence ATGCCAGGCAATCTTGAACTTATCGCACGGCTCGTGATGGCGGCCGCGCTCGGCAGCGTGATCGGGTTCGAGCGCGAGCGCCTGTCCTGGGCGGCGGGGTTGCGCACCCATATGCTCGTCTGCGTCGGCTCGACGCTGATCATGATCGTGTCGGCGTTCGGCTTCTTCGATGTGCTGCAGAACGAGCACGTCGTGCTCGATCCGTCGCGGGTCGCCGCGCAGGTCGTCTCGGGAATCGGCTTTCTCGGCGCGGGATCGATTCTGTTGCGCGGCGAGATCGTCCGCGGGCTGACCACGGCCGCGAGTCTGTGGTCGGTGGCGGCGATCGGCCTTGCGGTCGGCGGCGGTCTGTACACCGCATCGATCGCGGCGACGATCATCATCCTGGTCATTCTGGCCGGTATCAAGCCGATCGAGCGGCGCTTCATCACCGTGAGACAGCGGCGCCAGATGACGGTGCTCGTCGAACGCGGCACGCTGACGTTTCATTCGCTGCACGATGCGCTCGGCCCGTCGGCCGTACGCGTCAAGCAGTTCGTCGTGCAGCAGTGCGACGACTCGCCCGAACTCGATGAAGTGGTGATCGTACTCAGCCGTGTGTCGCCGCAGGAATACAAGGCGGTGTGCGAGCAGATGCGGCGCTTTCCGGGTGTCAAGGAGTTTCGCGACAACGGCAATGACGCTGTCAATAGCTCGCAGGCGTGA
- a CDS encoding AGE family epimerase/isomerase, producing MSRSASTPATALSLREHFARVVLPAWRGAGFNEALNLPYEALAADGRRPLPAVRYRAMACARQLFVFAQAGEADHAQRLFEALLHYFQDRKNGGWFYSVDAQGAPLDTTKDLYTHAFVVFACAEHGARSGNRDAFDIVHRTSSIIQDRFAVRAGAHAAQDNLHGLYRAALGVDFSTVPGAPLQNPLMHLTEAWLAARQATGDAAFDTALERLCSAVARTFVHTPTGCIAELPVGSADNWLEPGHQFEWFWLMRQAGALLEQSGLEAPLSRAFVFAQRHGVDATTGGVALTLDEHGAIRDATQRIWAQSEYLRALAVHPDARVRAALAQQIERFSERFVSPQGWFECRTATGEVTRDDMPSTTPYHLATAYAAL from the coding sequence ATGAGCCGATCTGCTTCGACGCCCGCCACCGCACTCTCGCTTCGCGAACACTTTGCGCGTGTGGTCCTGCCGGCCTGGCGCGGCGCCGGTTTCAACGAGGCGCTGAATCTGCCTTACGAAGCGCTGGCCGCCGATGGCCGCCGGCCGCTGCCGGCCGTCCGTTACCGCGCGATGGCCTGTGCGCGCCAACTATTCGTATTTGCGCAGGCCGGCGAAGCCGATCACGCCCAACGGCTTTTCGAAGCGTTGCTGCATTACTTTCAGGACCGCAAAAACGGCGGATGGTTCTATAGCGTCGACGCACAAGGCGCGCCGCTCGATACGACGAAGGATCTGTACACGCATGCATTCGTCGTGTTCGCGTGCGCCGAGCATGGTGCACGTTCGGGCAATCGCGATGCGTTCGATATCGTGCATCGCACGTCGTCGATCATTCAGGATCGGTTTGCGGTGCGCGCCGGGGCGCACGCCGCGCAGGACAATCTGCATGGGCTCTATCGAGCAGCCCTCGGCGTCGATTTCTCGACCGTACCCGGCGCGCCGCTGCAAAACCCGCTCATGCATTTGACCGAAGCCTGGCTCGCGGCGCGGCAAGCAACCGGCGACGCCGCCTTCGATACCGCGCTCGAGCGCTTGTGCAGCGCGGTTGCGCGTACGTTCGTGCATACGCCGACCGGCTGCATCGCCGAACTGCCGGTCGGCAGCGCGGACAACTGGCTCGAGCCCGGGCATCAGTTCGAATGGTTCTGGCTCATGCGGCAAGCGGGCGCGTTGCTCGAGCAATCGGGCCTCGAAGCGCCGCTTTCACGCGCCTTCGTTTTTGCGCAGCGTCACGGCGTGGACGCTACCACAGGCGGCGTGGCGCTGACGCTCGACGAACACGGGGCCATCAGGGATGCGACACAACGCATCTGGGCACAATCCGAATACTTGCGCGCACTCGCGGTGCATCCCGATGCGCGCGTGCGCGCCGCGCTTGCGCAGCAGATCGAACGCTTCAGCGAACGCTTTGTGAGTCCACAAGGCTGGTTCGAATGCAGGACGGCCACAGGCGAAGTGACGCGCGACGACATGCCGTCGACAACGCCGTATCACCTTGCGACGGCCTACGCGGCGCTATAA
- a CDS encoding MBL fold metallo-hydrolase has translation MKPAIEAFHDPVTATISYVVHAGPGSQCAIVDPVLDYDPRAGRTSTHSADRIIAFVRDTKLEVQWLLETHAHADHLSAAPYLRDHLGGATGIGEHIRSVQKIFGPVFNLEPEFLPDGSQFDRLFVADETFHVGELEATVLHVPGHTPADVAYRFDGAVFVGDTLFMPDVGTARCDFPGGDARMLYASIRRLLSLPGDTRLYMCHDYPPNGRGVCWHTTVADQRECNIHMHDSVEERAFVEMRNTRDATLGAPTLLIPSIQLNIRAGALPPPEANGIRYLKTPLDVL, from the coding sequence ATGAAACCTGCGATCGAAGCATTCCACGATCCCGTCACGGCAACGATCAGTTACGTGGTCCACGCGGGCCCCGGTTCGCAGTGCGCGATCGTCGATCCGGTGCTCGACTACGACCCGCGCGCGGGGCGCACGTCGACGCATTCGGCGGACCGCATCATCGCGTTCGTGCGCGATACGAAGCTCGAGGTGCAGTGGCTGCTCGAGACGCACGCGCATGCGGATCATCTATCGGCGGCGCCTTATCTGCGCGATCACCTGGGCGGCGCGACCGGCATCGGCGAGCACATCCGGTCGGTGCAGAAGATCTTCGGCCCCGTGTTCAATCTCGAGCCCGAGTTTCTTCCAGACGGCTCGCAGTTCGATCGCCTGTTCGTTGCAGACGAAACCTTCCACGTCGGCGAACTCGAAGCAACCGTGCTGCATGTGCCCGGCCATACGCCCGCCGATGTCGCCTACCGCTTCGACGGCGCGGTGTTCGTCGGCGATACGCTTTTCATGCCGGACGTCGGCACGGCGCGCTGCGATTTCCCCGGCGGCGATGCGCGCATGTTGTACGCGTCGATCCGCCGTCTGCTGAGTCTGCCCGGCGACACGCGGCTCTACATGTGCCACGACTATCCGCCGAACGGACGCGGCGTGTGCTGGCATACGACGGTCGCCGACCAGCGCGAGTGCAATATCCATATGCACGATTCGGTGGAAGAGCGCGCATTCGTCGAGATGCGCAATACGCGCGATGCGACGCTCGGCGCGCCCACGCTGCTGATTCCGTCGATCCAGCTCAATATCCGTGCAGGCGCACTGCCCCCGCCCGAGGCGAACGGCATCCGCTATCTGAAGACGCCGCTCGACGTGCTTTGA
- a CDS encoding PaaI family thioesterase, with amino-acid sequence MTDLLDRARGALHAQPFSTLLGTELMYVGANELTLCLPIRDELRQQHGFVHGGVISYLVDNALTFAGALALGPRVITGEYKINYLRPAVNGILMARAQVVYAGRHQATCQCSVFVTDGDRERLVAVAQGTINRIGDGTDNHKGDGLGEPQAE; translated from the coding sequence ATGACCGATCTTCTGGACCGCGCGCGCGGCGCATTGCACGCGCAGCCGTTCAGCACGCTGCTCGGCACGGAACTGATGTATGTCGGCGCCAACGAGCTGACGCTATGTCTGCCGATCCGCGACGAACTGCGGCAGCAGCACGGGTTTGTACACGGCGGCGTGATCAGCTATCTCGTGGACAATGCGCTGACGTTTGCCGGCGCGCTCGCGCTGGGGCCGAGGGTGATTACGGGGGAGTACAAGATCAACTATCTGCGGCCTGCCGTGAACGGCATTCTGATGGCGCGCGCGCAGGTCGTGTATGCGGGACGCCATCAGGCGACCTGCCAGTGCAGCGTGTTCGTGACCGACGGAGATCGCGAACGGCTCGTCGCGGTCGCGCAGGGGACGATCAACCGGATCGGCGACGGGACGGACAACCACAAGGGGGATGGGCTAGGCGAACCGCAGGCGGAATGA
- a CDS encoding ureidoglycolate lyase — translation MKLLRYGPKGQEKPGLLDAQGKIRDLSKVVVDIDGSVLGDASLAKLRALDPATLPLVDGNPRIGPCVGKIGKFVCIGLNYADHAAESNLPVPPEPVVFNKWTSAICGPNDDVEIPRGSKKTDWEVELGIVIGKEAKYVDEANALDYVAGYCVINDVSEREWQIERAGQWDKGKGFDTFGPIGPWVVTRDEVPDPQNLKLWLDVDGHRYQNGSTKTMIFGVKKLVSYLSQCMSLQPGDVISTGTPPGVGMGVKPSPVYLKPGQTMRLGIEGLGEQQQKTYAAE, via the coding sequence ATGAAACTGCTTCGTTACGGACCGAAAGGTCAGGAAAAGCCCGGCCTGCTCGATGCACAAGGCAAGATTCGCGATCTGTCGAAGGTGGTCGTCGATATCGACGGCAGCGTGCTCGGCGATGCGAGCCTCGCGAAACTGCGCGCGCTAGACCCGGCGACGCTGCCGCTCGTCGACGGCAATCCGCGCATCGGTCCGTGCGTCGGCAAGATCGGCAAGTTCGTCTGTATCGGTCTGAACTACGCGGACCACGCGGCCGAATCGAATCTGCCGGTGCCGCCGGAGCCCGTCGTGTTCAACAAGTGGACGAGCGCGATCTGCGGCCCGAACGATGACGTCGAAATTCCGCGCGGCTCGAAGAAGACCGACTGGGAGGTCGAACTCGGCATCGTGATCGGCAAGGAAGCGAAGTATGTCGACGAAGCGAACGCGCTCGACTACGTGGCTGGCTATTGCGTGATCAACGACGTGTCCGAACGCGAGTGGCAGATCGAGCGCGCGGGGCAGTGGGACAAGGGTAAGGGCTTCGACACGTTCGGCCCGATCGGCCCGTGGGTCGTGACGCGCGACGAAGTGCCCGACCCGCAGAACCTGAAGCTGTGGCTCGATGTGGACGGCCATCGCTACCAGAACGGCAGCACGAAAACGATGATCTTCGGCGTGAAAAAGCTCGTGTCGTATCTGTCGCAATGCATGAGCCTGCAGCCGGGCGACGTGATTTCGACGGGCACGCCGCCGGGCGTCGGCATGGGCGTGAAGCCGTCGCCGGTATATCTGAAGCCGGGGCAGACGATGCGCCTCGGCATCGAAGGGCTCGGCGAGCAGCAGCAGAAGACTTACGCGGCGGAATAA